GAGCACGGGCCTCTGGATGGCAAAGCTTTTTGGTGTCAAAAGATTATCGGCAATTATGTGAGGAAGTTGGTGTGACACCTGACACAACTTCTATGTTTACCTGCTTGAGAGAATTATTACCTGTGATAGAACGTTATACTTATCCTtaaagcatatgtgaagaaatacagTATGTTTATGAGCGATTGTGGATATTCAGCATAATAAGAGTAAACATTTTGTATTCGCAAAAAATGATTGTTGCTTTGAATTGTACAAATTTTTTTAAAGTTATGAAGCTATCACTTTTAACCCCATTGAATCATCATAGATGTTTCTGGTTTAAATTTCTAGGTAAACCACGGGCTTTATTAGACAGCAGGGGGAAAATCAATAACTACTACAAATATTCTGAAAATGATAAAATTAGGAGATATTCAAACATGACAGTTTGTGATGTTCCAGGGTTGATCAGATATCAATTAAACTGCTGTGTCAACTATATAATTCAGGGAAATTATTGGAACTACAGAAGAATGCAGTTATACAGGAAGAACAGAGGTGAAGACAAGAGTAGAAACCACAGCAAGTGGTCATACTCAACACTGCTGGCACTAACATTATTTAGCACCCAGTCAGAAGGAAAGGAAGAGGCAAAGGACTCTGAATTAATTACAATGATCAAGAGAGGAATTTTGGCACTGAAGGTAAGTCACTATAGTATGACTAATTGTGTATGCTTTAATTGGATATTGCATTCTGGATAAAAGGTAAATGTGCTTGGCCTTTAGAGAAATTACTGAAACTAAATTCATTACAAACTACTCTGCATGTCTTGAAATATACTGTATTGTACAGTGCAACTTGTAAACATTGTCTAATTGGTTCCAAATCCATTcaaaactgtcacacattttgaaCTTTAAAACATAGTAGCAATACTGTATGTCAAGCATTGTGGTGTGTTATCTTGCCTCCCAGGGATTTTTTTGCTGCTCAGTTGCGGTCTGGTTTGCACTCTTGAGATGATTACTGCTCTAGTCTTGGCATCCATATCTTGTGGTTAAGGTTTCGCCTTAGCCACAAGGCGTTGGTTCCTTTTTGTTGCAATGTGGTGTTGACCTACTTTGCCTTGCCTCCAGGTGGACTGTTCTGGGCCACTTCCAGGTAACTTAGGAACATACGAATAGAGATGACAAAAGGCATATTGGTCCATTCAAAACCACTTCTGCATATACCCAACCAAATTCAATCATATTTATGTATGACTTACATTTGAAACAATCAGTTATTCCCTCCACTGTGCTTTCTGGTGGTTTCCCCAGTTTTAGAGTTGATCTTGGATTCTCAAGCGTCCCTCACCTAGTATACTGCGCAAAATTTGTTGGGCTAAGGCTTGGTGGTACCAGAGTTAGGCTCGGGAAACCAGAAAAGGATGTTATTACCTTTAATTTTTTTGTATAATTACAGTAGTTCTACCATTGGTTGAGACCAGCTGGTTATTAGGGAAACACTTGTCATATTAACATTTTTCACATTAAATCTGGTAAAATTGATTGTGGATCGGGATTTTTTCCTAATTGTTATATGAGAGACCATTAAATGGTTATTTTTGGAATGGTGGAAccatcttgagatgatcttgaggttatcttgagatgatttcggggctttttttttttagtgtccccgtagcctggtcctcgaccaggcctccacccccaggaagcagcccatgacagctgactaacacccaggctaacacccaggtacctattttactgctaggtaacaggggcatagggtgaaagaaacattgccctttgtttctcgccggcgcctgggattgaacccaggaccacagcatcacaagtccagcgtgctgtccgctcggccgactggctccatcATATTATCCAATACCATAGTGACTTACAAATagggttgtgacgataatctccttcaagagattgagcctgctcttccctccaaaaatacgtcgcaacaaatatatataactactatggaagaaatgtccaacaacaacaacaacaccagcaaggtttgccagagcgcaaaacgtatgcagccagggacacctgctcagactcaaaccgccaaactacctgtcttactgccggctcctcgcctgattggtcgccggtctggctgcaactgcactcaccccccccatactacttgatgtctgggaccgccacgacctcagtcctcagaatattccgtgctttcacagttaacacttctccctgctagacgtaagatttagcgtacgtatactgagagaggtgatagcttaaagccaatattccagcacctttcatatacttgtatattgcacttcttgttattttgtcttaacgtaacttttcattgtgtcatttaattattcttattattttgattgattgattttattatacgaatttgtttgtccattttattcatgttttatttctttaacgtaattaaaattccattgttaaaatttacttgtgttttgtgtgtcttctccttaccttaccacagacgaagttccagattttctatttttttttaatactatgtgacgaggccatacccctagctttgaacagccgaacaccaacgcgttaccatcacatattatatgggggcctgtcctaggagcttcactcaggtactggtgccaagtggtaatttatggtaagcgtatttaactttgttaacgtagtttttactgtttttcatattcaatttcattttttataaggtgcggtgtattgtgcattacgagagtaacatatagtgaaggtgagacaactttggattacgtggtgactgtaggccgcagtcatactcttaattggtcatctctccctccgtgttattactcgtgtttaccatctttgtcccttgaatatttctcatttttgacagatcatcatataggtaccctggtactgtggtctgccccgggtcaagagtacccaatcttctgcaatctgactgtaggaggacaaagagggccatagttcctctagctcgaactttagttgctgaattgggacctcagcagcagttctcgtcaccagttgacacctcgcacccctacacgtcagtcagagatgatgatacatacaacggtagggaattagcttactttttcagagcacaaaagttcgttaattctgtaagtatcatattaaattcagtaggaaaaacttgctttatgtcctatagagacttggcaaggtatgcctacatccttggactaccaattttacttttgaggcaatttactgtttcatttgttttcgaaactgtttcatttgttagtaggattttcttgcccttatcctcttacatgagtaccgggtacaagatttcctgcgcccttgatttaatttaatcatttaacatcttttacttaactttaattgttaaagatctcacaggataggtatcagttgccacgttgtcctgtttctgacattcactattgaatattcgtgtacctttatttgctaatttcaccatgtttcgtctccaagctttccgtgcaaatccagcaggtgaaatagggactttaagtcgtgccaagaagactgaattacaaactcttgcacatgagtatcaactagaagttccctaccaagccaacaaaaatgacctacacaacctgttgctggattactatttagagcaaggtaagatagactctgaaactcatgaaacttactatattgcagaaaaaactgatttggcaacgctgaaactcaaactagagctggccaagattgaagaacgaacagctgccatacggagggaagaacaagaacgcgaagctgctttgaggagagacgaacaagaacgagaaatcaccctcagagaacgcgaagccgccttgaggagagaagaacacgaacgtggactcgccctccaggaacatgaggtcgcattactccgtgaacgtgaacgagtacagcttgaaacactccaggagcgggaacgcgtacagcttgaaaccaaacaacgcgagttggagatgcaacgcgaacatgacaagcaacaagcgactctggctctagagtgtcgtcaacgtgaaatcgccttggaaacttcacatttcactcaacgccagcaagctactgccaatcttcccgtcagttttaatatatcacatgcaagtaagttaatgccatcctttgtagaagcagaagttgatgtgttctttaccacctttgaaacccttgctaatcaactcaattggcctgtcgaccaatgggccacacttctcagagtccatcttacaggtagagctgcagtcacactcagtactctggcatctgagaatgactacccgactctgaaacaagcagtgttggacgcctacctcctctctactgaaagttatagaaggaaattccgtgaccacctgaaggcaagtaccactaccttcctcgagtttgctaacacgaaacggaggtatttcatgaaatggctggaagcagcacatgtctctacttttgcagaactcgtcaacctgatgcttgttgaagaattcttgagacgtgtgccgcctcctgtccgcctctacttagcagataaagaagaaaccgactacctgaagtgtgctaagtcggctgacacttacagcctcatccaccggctgacacccgaaccatcctccagtaagaagtcgtggtacagttacgagaaagtgagccccgatcaagctggttcacaactgtactgcaagtattgtagactctatggacataccatagacaagtgtggtaagtctcaatacaagggaaccactgaccaacaaaaacccaaaccaactcctcctaagtccggtaagcctgtgatgaatgttggtgttaatgttaatgatctttctcttttcagtaaccacctgtatactggaactgtctctgccaacggttcaaattcggagggacgtttcaaattgaagatcttgagggacacagcggctcttcaatcgatcatcttgaagtcggctgtgcccaacatcacctacaccggagaaactgtcttcatcactgacctcactgctaccactccataccctctcgccagagtccacctggattgtccctacgtgaacggggaagtccaagtcgccgtcagggaaaagccttttcccatgcctggagtgcaacttctcctaggcaacgacttggcagaagacctgcaaccgaccaacctgatcgtcatggacaaaccccaggtgtgtaactctgtgccaagtaaccctattctagagtatgttccagcagaggttcaagagagtgatgaagtttctcctccggttctcgtgaccacccgtgcacaagccgcacgtccacagccagctgactctactgctaccgctgtccctcaagaccctcagaaactccccccgcatctgaccaagttggagttccgtaagttgcagagggaagatcttactttaacaccattgtttttccaggctgagactcaacctgacagtattcctgggttcttcctagagaacgacttgctctaccgcagatatagacccagtaaactgaaggaggaggacgattgggccaacatcgaacaacttgtgattcccaccagcctgcggcccactattctacacctggcccacggagcactctcccactacggcttcaacaagacttaccatggaattcgtcaagactactactggccaggtatggtaaataacgtcaaacagtacgtaaaacagtgtcatacatgtcagatggcaggcaaaccgaacatctccattcccagagcaccactgattcccatacaggtgcctgcggaacctttccacagactcataatagactgtgtcggtcctttacctcggaccagttcaggtaacgcctacatcctaaccatcctgtgtcctaccaccagatttcccatagcagttccggtgaagaacatcacggctgctacggttataaaacatctattgaagatcttcactcaatacggatttcccagggagattcagagcgactgtggtaccaacttcaccagtgatctcttcaaaaggacactggaggagttcaacatcaaacaggtattgtccagcccctatcatcctgcttcacagggttctcttgaacgtagtcatcagacaatcaaagcactcttgaaaaagttttgtagtgaaacctcaaaggattgggataagcagattgaccttataatgtgtatttacagaagtctccccaatgagtccctaggagtatctccttatgagatgctctacggccgtaagtgccgtactccccttaaggctttcaaagactctctccgagatgccaccttcagtgagcatcagaatgtgccccagtttcttcaaaaccttcaacacattctagagagagtccaccgttttgcccatgataatctattgaaagcccaggagagaatgaagactcattacgaccagaccagcaaagtaagaaaattcaagccgggagacttcgtccttgcatatttccctatcccaggttcacctttacaaaacaggttttcaggaccctactgcgtcaaagagtgcaggaataataacaactacgtaatagagactccagataggcggcggaagacccagctgtgccacgtcaacctcctgaagcaatataatggtactcatcccactgtcttgactaactgttctaccttcacagaaccctacatccacagtgagaccatcccagcttctcctcctgaaagcactgacaaggagtcagcgctttctaattccgaaatccttaatgatcttcccaaatgctttcaggataataatcgtgctcctttgccctattctaattccactctcacctcgtcagataagcccttcatcctccatgtcgacgccagtggtaccgacgtgggtggtgtcgtgatgcagcaacgaggcgagaagaatacacctgtcagcgactactgctacaaggaactacggaacaattggcaaggagctactcttcctcatcctgaagcttcagcacttcactccacacctgaaaagtgctcggtccaccatcaacacggaccacaccaccctacacctcctgcagcacgcccacttctcatctcaacgtcttctactatgggcttgctaactgcagaaattcaacctggagacacgctataccaagagtctgacaacatcttagcccatgatctctccagagtttatgaagtagaagcgactccatctaatactccaccacataacgacgtacttcttccagaaccgcaggcttcgggggagagttgtgacgataatctccttcaagagattgagcctgctcttccctccaaaaatacgtcgcaacaaatatatataactactatggaagaaatgtccaacaacgacaacaacaccagcaaggtttgccagagcgcaaaacgtatgcagccagggacacctgctcagactcaaaccgccaaactacctgtcttactgccggctcctcgcctgattggtcgccggtctggctgcaactgcactcaccccccccatactacttgatgtctggggccgccacgacctcagtcctcagaatattccgtgctttcacagttaacacttctccctgctagacgtaagctttagcgtacgtatactgagagaggtgatagcttaaagccaatattccagcacctttcatatacttgtatattgcacttcttgttattttgtcttaacgtaacttttcattgtgtcatttaattattcttattattttgattgattgattttattatacgaatttgtttgtccattttattcatgttttatttctttaacgtaattaaaattccattgttaaaatttacttgtgttttgtgtgtcttctccttaccttaccacagacgaagttccagattttctatttttttttaatactatgtgacgaggccatacccctagctttgaacagccgaacaccaacgcgttaccgtcacagggTTGATAAGCTAAAATTGAAAGGAAACTGGTTAAAATATGGTCTGCCTTATAGGTTTACTGCAGTATTCTTGTGTGTAAAGTGTGACTGGAACTGGCATTTTTTCCTGAATGCCAGTTCCAGTTGCACTTTTATGATCAATTGGCAACTGCTTCCGTCACACTAAACTAAATATCAGTCCCCCATGGCGTAGTGGCAAGACTcttgcctggcgtttcgcgagtgctttgtcctgggttcatattctggccggggaggatttactgggcgcaaatccttaactgtagcctctgtttaacccaacagtaaaatgggtacctagtTGTTAAACATGTTGGCAGTATTGTAttctggggaacataggattaaggacttgcttgAAATGCTTCCAGAAAGATTTTGCTTTCAGATCCGTATTTCTAAAACTAAAGAGACCTGAATACCCATGAATTTTCAACATGTGGAAGTAAAATGTTGATGGATTCAGACTAACCCCTAGAATGCAGCTACAGTACTATATCATCAAAATTAACACCTTGCctgtaaaaaaaattattgaatGATACATTTGATATGTTCTCTCTCTTCGTTTCCAAGAACAAAAGTTAGAGATTTTAAGGTGATAAtgtaggttggcgttcaatccgtcCCCTCCCGAATTCTTATCCTGATCCGTTCCTAGTTctgtatagtcataatggcttggcactttcctctGAAAGTTCCCTTCTCTTAGCGAGCGAGTTGTCGTTTTATGTTGATTGACTGATGTCTTCCCTGTTCTCTGGTTAGTCCCTGCTTTTCCATTCTCTATGGGGTAGTTAGCTTCACGGAGCCACAAGGGGCTTCCGCAGACCACTAGCATTGaaagtaatgaaatgcctctttaaaTGAGCTCtggtgtgtctcttgattccctctctcccttcctggtTTGTCAGTGGGTGTGTGTTTTTGCATCTGCTCCAGAACTGGCTTGTGGGACAGGGGAAGATATGGAGTGCCAGGTCCCTGAAACTGGAAGTAGGTGGGGTGGTGCTACTTAGCTCATGCTAGTTTCAAGAGATTCAATCACTTGCgtacattgtggggggggggggtcaattgGCGGTTTTGAGACTTCAGCCTCTTCAAACCCAGCGGTGGTCTGTGTTGGTTCggtgactttctggatgctttacctgtgtggtggtggggtgtcacCTGCTTTCTATGCCTCTGTGAAGGCCCAGGTTCTGGCCCCCAGATGGCTAAACAGAACTCTGTGGCTGATGTGACCTAGTAGTTGGGAGCCATCTCAgggagatagcttcagggagccactgggacTTATCCAGAAAGGAGTGTTTCAgtgcattcaatgctggttttatgaaatacaatataataaaagtggttttcaaaaaTATAATTACTGTGTATGTACCTGTATATCAGTATATAAAATAgtctttttttctataatatttttatATTGGTGTGTGTTCTTTGTATTTAAAGTGTATAAACATGCACTGTTATACAGTATGTTTGTACAATATTCTAACATTTACTGCAAGAAAAACTACACCATAATTAATGACTGATATTGTTTGGAAGTTTGCAGTGTATGCTATATTGTTAAAGCAATATTTGTACTGTAACACTTTTGAATGTTAATTACAGCATTTTTTGGTCACATCACATTGCAATTTAAATAGGGTTTATTTTCAATAAGcattaaaaataatatttttgttGGTACAGTATTTATAAGATTTAATTAAAATATTGATTTTATAATTGTAGTATAGTACTCTGCAGTAGATAGTTTATATTATAATTTGTAGTTACACAGTAATTTTAAGGCATACTGAACAAGTATAGCAAAATTGTGTAAATGCCTTTGAATATTTGTGGTATGTGGAATGTATATTGTGATGCCTAAAGGTTTTAATAATCAGAAAAGGACATGGCCGCAAGAATGTACTGTACTTTCATATGAAGTCTCTTAGATTATaatacaattttatttttattattattatgcattAAGGACAATTTCTTCATTACCAGAAAGGAGAACTACAGAAAGCTGAGCAGCTGCTCCATGTGGCCTTGAAAGCTGCTCAAGAAACTCAAAATGGCCTGGCTATCACATACATCTTTGACCTTCTTGCTAATTTGGCATATCAGAAGGAGGAATATTCTAAAGCCGAGACGCTCTTTAAGGAGGTTTTACAGCGGTTGCTATCAGGTAAGACACTTCATTTGAAATAATATAGTTTTTGTTGTGGACCTTTGTCCGTTTGTAAACAGTCAGTGTTACTACA
Above is a genomic segment from Procambarus clarkii isolate CNS0578487 chromosome 86, FALCON_Pclarkii_2.0, whole genome shotgun sequence containing:
- the Ttc19 gene encoding tetratricopeptide repeat protein 19 homolog, mitochondrial, with the translated sequence MIVALNCTNFFKVMKLSLLTPLNHHRCFWFKFLGKPRALLDSRGKINNYYKYSENDKIRRYSNMTVCDVPGLIRYQLNCCVNYIIQGNYWNYRRMQLYRKNRGEDKSRNHSKWSYSTLLALTLFSTQSEGKEEAKDSELITMIKRGILALKKGELQKAEQLLHVALKAAQETQNGLAITYIFDLLANLAYQKEEYSKAETLFKEVLQRLLSGGMAEDDNAVVEISLKLASVYASMFDYEKAVEGFQFCIGTQEDKIKKIGEKNLDEDTLLLWAMSMDWYARFLLNIHKYDLAKKHFLKAYEMSERVNGPGHEQTAVLLNDIGSVCSLQKEYAEAIEYLEKAIDAARESESSDIGSFYVNLGTVYLQQSLLVDAERCCKEGLLLSRKMKNEDATEEAKICLKEVQNLMKKK